A window of the Sphingobium sp. CAP-1 genome harbors these coding sequences:
- a CDS encoding bifunctional 3-(3-hydroxy-phenyl)propionate/3-hydroxycinnamic acid hydroxylase — MFDVAIIGCGPVGAFAANLLGKAGVSVLVIEQEAHPYPLPRAVHLDHEMMRLFQSAGVIDRVAPDMRDTEGHLHVGADHGVIRYMGTVGRARPFSWSNDYFFYQPELEDHLRDALAAYSNVTVQLGVAFEGLEQDETGVTLRLSNGRSEQARYVIACDGSRSAVRKALGIRLDDLDFEEPWLVVDAEVDGPVRFPDLWGVPDAADLQKLSVMMCDPKRPATIVPGRGNHRRWEFMLLPGEDDRAMMAPQAVAALVEPYLSGVPHRVVRAATYRFHGLIAERWRRGGVFLAGDAAHQTPPFFGQGMCHGLRDAANLAWKLELVLKGRAPDSLLDSYQPERDPHVRAVISAAVGAGRYICMLDPEAAAERDATMREAAKGAQHGTAADLIPAIATGIVASGTAGAGERFIQPRVGDRLLDDVTGPGWRLFAHGAIDADDVNVIDLATLDDQGAIAGWLADRNADAVLVRPDHYVFGTGAPADLLARRDALIAGRAHQEIAA, encoded by the coding sequence ATGTTCGACGTTGCGATCATCGGCTGCGGGCCGGTGGGGGCTTTTGCGGCCAATCTCCTTGGCAAAGCTGGCGTCTCGGTCCTGGTGATCGAGCAGGAGGCGCACCCCTATCCGCTGCCCCGCGCGGTGCATCTGGACCATGAGATGATGCGCCTGTTCCAGTCGGCGGGCGTGATCGACCGGGTCGCCCCGGACATGCGCGATACCGAAGGGCATCTGCATGTCGGCGCCGACCATGGCGTGATCCGTTACATGGGGACGGTCGGCCGCGCGCGTCCGTTCAGTTGGTCCAACGACTATTTCTTCTACCAGCCCGAACTGGAGGATCATCTCCGCGACGCGCTGGCCGCATATTCCAATGTTACTGTTCAACTCGGTGTCGCTTTCGAAGGGCTGGAGCAGGACGAAACGGGCGTCACCCTGCGCCTGTCGAACGGCCGTAGCGAGCAGGCGCGCTACGTCATCGCCTGCGACGGATCGCGCAGCGCGGTGCGCAAGGCGCTGGGCATCCGCCTCGATGACCTGGATTTTGAGGAACCCTGGCTGGTGGTCGATGCCGAGGTGGACGGTCCCGTCCGCTTCCCCGACCTGTGGGGCGTGCCGGACGCCGCCGACCTGCAAAAATTGTCGGTGATGATGTGCGATCCCAAGCGTCCGGCGACGATCGTGCCGGGGCGCGGCAATCATCGCCGCTGGGAATTCATGCTGCTGCCGGGCGAGGACGACCGGGCGATGATGGCGCCGCAAGCGGTCGCCGCCCTTGTCGAACCCTATCTTTCCGGAGTGCCGCATCGGGTGGTGCGCGCCGCGACCTATCGCTTCCATGGTCTGATCGCCGAGCGGTGGCGGCGGGGCGGCGTCTTTCTGGCCGGCGACGCCGCGCACCAGACGCCGCCCTTTTTCGGACAGGGCATGTGCCACGGCCTGCGCGACGCCGCCAATCTGGCGTGGAAGCTGGAGCTGGTGCTGAAGGGCCGCGCGCCCGACAGCCTGCTCGACAGCTACCAGCCCGAACGCGATCCCCATGTCCGTGCGGTCATCTCCGCCGCCGTCGGCGCGGGCCGCTATATCTGTATGCTCGATCCCGAAGCGGCCGCCGAACGCGACGCCACCATGCGCGAAGCCGCGAAGGGCGCGCAGCACGGCACCGCCGCCGACCTCATCCCGGCCATCGCGACCGGCATCGTCGCCAGCGGCACGGCCGGTGCGGGCGAACGCTTCATCCAGCCGCGCGTCGGCGACCGGCTGCTCGATGATGTGACCGGTCCTGGCTGGCGTCTCTTCGCACATGGCGCGATCGATGCCGACGATGTGAATGTGATCGACCTCGCCACGCTGGACGATCAGGGCGCGATTGCCGGCTGGCTGGCGGACCGCAACGCCGACGCCGTGCTGGTGCGCCCCGATCATTATGTCTTTGGCACCGGCGCGCCGGCTGACCTCCTCGCCCGCCGCGACGCGCTGATCGCCGGGCGCGCCCATCAGGAGATCGCCGCATGA
- a CDS encoding GlcG/HbpS family heme-binding protein, producing MSLTLSQARAIIDAALTQARTDGAQPLAIVVLDAGAHPVATVREDGASLFRFDIAKAKASGALGMGADTRVIASRAASNPVFFQSVVAATGGRLALSPGGVLIRDVEGTVIGAVGISGDTGDCDEACALAGIMAAGLSHGDVK from the coding sequence ATGAGCCTCACCCTGTCCCAGGCCCGCGCGATCATCGACGCCGCGCTGACGCAAGCCCGCACCGACGGCGCGCAGCCGCTCGCCATCGTGGTGCTGGATGCGGGCGCGCACCCCGTCGCCACGGTGCGCGAGGATGGCGCCAGCCTGTTCCGTTTCGACATCGCGAAGGCCAAGGCATCCGGCGCGCTGGGAATGGGGGCGGATACGCGGGTCATTGCGAGCCGCGCCGCATCCAATCCTGTCTTTTTTCAGAGCGTCGTCGCCGCCACCGGTGGCCGGCTCGCTCTGTCCCCCGGCGGCGTCCTGATCCGTGATGTGGAAGGAACGGTGATCGGCGCCGTCGGGATCAGCGGCGACACCGGCGATTGCGACGAAGCCTGCGCCCTTGCGGGCATCATGGCCGCCGGCCTTTCCCACGGAGACGTAAAATGA